TATGCCCCAGATCAAGCCCGAGGACCGGAGCAACTACGCCATGGCGGCCACCCTCATGTACCTTGACAAGCCGCTCATGGGTATGGTTGATGGAAAAAAGAGCGCCACAGACTGCCTGGATATGGTCCGCCGTTTCTACGGCATGGACGATTCCGACAAGCGCTGCGTGGTGTCTGGACTCATCAACGTGGCTTCGCCCTTCCACTATTCCCAGGCCATGTGTGAAGGCCTGATGAAATACGCCTCAGAAGGACAGGCAACCTTTGTGACCTCGGCAGGCATGAGCGGACTGACGGTTCCCGATACCCTCGCCGGACATATCCTGGTGGCAAACACCGAAATTCTGGCCGGAGTTGTGCTGACACAGCTCATCAACCCGGGCGTTCCGGTGGTCTACGGACTCCAGGGGCTTGGCTCAGACCTGCGGTATACGGTCGGCACCATGGGCAGCCCGGAGCAGTCGTTGATCTTCCAGACCGCCAAGGCCCTGGCAAACTTTTACGGTATGCCGGTCCGTACCGGCGGTCTCATGAATGACGCCAAGGATATGGACATCCAGGCCGGAGTAGAATCCTTTAACAGCGGCTACGCAGCCATCATGTCCGGCGTGGACGTTATGCTCCTGTCCTGCGGCATGCTGGATTCGGTCAATACTATCAGCTATGACAAGTACATTTATGACGAGGAAATGATCCAGTCCATCGAACGCTTTGTCCGCGGCTATGAGGTGACAGAGGAAACCCTGCAGCTTGATAAAATACAGAAGACCGGCCCGGGTGGCGATTTTCTGGGGAGAACCACAAGACTGTACCGCAAGGACTACTTTATGCCAGAGATCTGTAACCGGCTGTCCCACGGCAACTGGATCGCCGCCGGAAAACCAACCGTCAAAAGCCGGACCAAAGCCGCTTACCAGAAACGTCTGGAAGAATATGTGATGCCTGAAATGGATAAGGACCAGAAGGCCTTGATTGAAAAATACATTCCAAAGGAATACTGGTATTAAACCGTACAGAATAATAAAACACTTCAGACTGGGGTCAGAGGTCCTTTGATATAAGGGCCTCCCAGACTGTCATAAACCTGAGAGACGAAGTCTTTTACCTTAGAAAGAAAAAAGCGGCCTGCGGGAACCACCTTTAACAGATAGCTTCTTTACTAAAGTTGATCCTTAATTCCACCAGTGTCCGGCTGTTCCTATCGTGCAGCACGATTCCTGGCCGTTATCCACAGCGCCTGGACCTTTTTTCTTGTCTGGATAAAAGGCACAGTCTCGGGATACGCCACTTCTTTGACACGTTGAGAGGTCTTTCAATATAAGGGCCTTCTCCAGTCCAAATGATTTTAAGAGGGATTTCAGAAAAGAGGAGAAGAACATGGAAGGTAAAAATAAAGAAAAAGGTAAAAGTGTTTGGCAGGAGGTTGATAAGCGGGTGCTCATACCCGGGGGGATCTGCCTGTTCCTGGTCGTTCTGGCCGGGGCGGTCTTTCCCGCACAGTTCGAGACAGGGCTGAGCGCCTGTGTGGAATGGATCATGGCGCATTTTAAATGGCTGTACATCGTCTGCGTGTGCGCCGTCACCATTGTCTGCTTCTGGCTCATCTTAAGCAAGTATGGGAATATCCGCCTCGGCGGAAAAAAGGCAAAGCCAAGCTTCAGCCTCTTTACCTGGTGTACGCTGTCCCTCACCGGAACCATCGCTGTCGGTATCTGCTTCTACGGTGTATCCGGCCCGGTCAACGCCTTTATGAACCCGCCGGAATTTCTTCACGTTGCGCCTGGCAGCCCGGAGGCGGTTATCCCAAGCTTAAAATACTGCTTCCTGCATTACGGCATACCGCCCTATTTTCTAATGGTGTTTTTTGCCATGATCCTGGCCCTGGTCTACTATAACGGAAAACGGGATCTGCGGGGGAGCTCCACCCTCTTTCCGCTCATCGGTGAAAAGTCCAAAACCTGGATTGGGAATATCGCCAATATCCTCATGGTGGTCTGCCTGATTGTCTGCGGAACGAATATGGGCCTTGCGGTTATCCAGCTGAACGCAGGCATCGGTACGGTGGCGGGTATGACCGAGACGCCCGGCTTTGAGGTGGTTTTAATTATCGTCTACACCGTCGCGACGGTCATTTTCGCCACCTCCGGCGCCCATAAGCTCATGGGACGGCTGAGCAATGTCAATGCGGTCTGCTACGCGGTGATCCTCATTTTCGTCCTGTTTACAACGAGCGTGAACGATACCTTTAACCTGCTTTTTACCTCGCTTGGTGAGTTTGTGCGGGATTTTATCCCGATGATTTCCTTTGGTGACCCAATCTACCAGACAGGCTGGCAGAACAGCAATTCCATGTTCTACTATGCCTGGAATCTGGTCCCGGCCCTGATGCAGGCGCTTTTTTATGTCAGCATCGCCTATGGGCGTACCCTGCGCCAGTTCCTGCTCGTCAACTGCCTGCTGCCCTGCACCGTGGTGTTCACCTGGTACGCTGCCTTTGGCGGCAACGCCATGCTGGGCATTTTAAACGGCAGTGATCTGTTTGCCCAGATGCAGCAGTTCGGCGACGGCATCGCAACCTTTGCTTTTCTGGATACCCTTCCCCTGGGACAGATCATGAAGTGGGTGTTCATCATCGTGGCCATGATGACCTTTATCACCTTCTCCGATTCTGTGGCCTACTCCTTCCCCATGCTCCTGATGAAAAAAACCTCGACCGATATCTCCCTGACCAAAATCCCCAAAGCCTTAAACGCCGCAGTGGCTATCTTCATGGGCGTGCTGACCATGGTCCTGCTTTTTGTGGGCGGCTACGACGCCCTCAACCAGGTTATCGTGGTTTTGGGCTTCCCCGCGGTCATTTTTACCCTCATTGTCCTCATTGCCGGCGTCCGGTTTATCCTGCACCGGGATAAGTACGACGTGGCTTATATTGAGGAGATGGAGGAAGCGGAGCAGGCAGAAAAGGCTGAGATAAAAAGCGGCCATGCCGCAAGCAGGACATCAACAAGTTAATATAGAATTGTAGATACAGAACAGCCTGCCAAATAAAAATATTTGGCAGGTTGTTTTTGTTTACCGCCGTTTCAAATTAAGGGTTATTCATTTTTATTATAGGTGGAAATGCGAAAAAAACAATATTTTGATAAAAATGAATAACTCAAGCGGCTTTGTTTTTAGAAGAACCGCCTGTTTATGAGGGTTTCATGGGATAAAGGCTTTTGGCATAAAGCTTGCGTTACATAATTCATAACAAATGCGCATTGTAAACTTATGGAGGAATGGGTTATGTATCAGAATAGAAAATTGTATGAAAAGTATATTACGGAAGAACAGATCGAATTGATTCACGAATATTCAATGAAAATTTTGGAAGAGGTTGGAATTGCCATTGAAAATGATTATGCGCTGGAGGTGTTTAAGAAGCACGGCGCAGCGGTTGATGGACAGATTGTCCGCATCCCCCGAAAAATCGTAATGGACGCCATCGCCAATGTGCCGGATGAATTTACAGTTCATGGGCTGGAGCAGTCCGTAACCATTGGAGAAAAGCATGATCCGGTTAACACAGGGCCAAGTGTCCCTACGATGATCCAGGATTTTAATAATGGTGGGATATATAGAGACTCGCTGCTTTCAGATGCAGTCAACTATTACAAATTACAGGAAACCAGCCCGGTGGTTAATATTGCCATGAATTCTTGTACAGATACGCCGGATTTAGATAAAAATACAGATGATTATTTCACACCGCAGCTTGCTTTGACACTTAAGTCTGTCACAAAGCCCATTTATCAGGTGCACTGTGTCAATACAGAAAATTATAAAAAAGCAGATTTAATTCAGGCAAACCGAAACGTGTTGAACTTTCAAAAGCAGTTTTATGATGTATGGGATAAATATGTGAGCCTGACAAACTGCTGCGTGCTGTCACCGCTTGCCATTGGCGCAGATGTTGCGGCGGCCCTGATCGGCTGCGCACTCGAAAACCAGCCAGTTATTCCGATCTCCTGCTCCATGACAAACTTAACATCACCGCCCTCTCTGGCAGGCACCATCACCCACGATAACGCTACCCTGTTGGCGGCCATCACCCTGGTTCAGCTGATTCGGCCAGGCCTCGGCTGCGTTTACGGCACCGTCACTACGCCGACGGATATGCGGACAATTCAGCTGGCTGTCGGTTCTCCGGAATCCTATCTCATGATGATGGGGCTCATTGCCATGGCGAGATATTATGGTATTCCCGTACGCTCTGGTGTTGGAAGCAGCAATAGCTTTGATTTAGACTATCAGGCGGGCGTAGACGCTTTTATGATGTTGGAACCCGGATTCATGGGAAAAACGGATTTCATGCTAAATTCAGTGGGGAGCTATGGTACTTATAACCTTGGCAGTCCTGAAAAGATGGTTCTTGATGAACAGACCATCCTTTATCAGAAGCACATCAATAAAGGGCTGGACATCACAGCAGAGAAAATTATGTTTGATACCATCAAGGAGGTAGGCCCGAGGGGCAGCTACCTGAAAGGTAGAACGCCAAAGGCGTACCGGCAGGATCATTTTTTCCCCATACTGTTTAACCGCGATGGCGGCAAGCCAGCCGCGCTGCTGGAGAGCAAGGGAACCCTTATTCAGAGAGCGACCGCAGAGGTAGAAAAAAGATATGAAGCCTATAAGGCTCCAGACTTAACCACCACCCAAAAAGAGCTGTTGAACCAGTATTTGCCCGCAGGGTATAAATTTTAACAAAAACGATTGAAGTTGGCTTGGATAGAGGGGATTATATACAGAGGAGATTCTCATGAAAAAATTTAATTTTCAAACATTTATGGTGTTTTTCATACTCAGCGCAACGGTTGCCCTGGCCTACCAGATTCCGTATTTAAGATATACTTTTTATGATCAGTTTGCGGCGGCCTATCAGTTTTCAAACACACAGATTGGTCTGCTGGCTTCGGCCTTAACCTTTACCAACACACTTTGCTACCCCATCGGCGGCTTTATCGCAGACCGGTTTTCCACAAAGACATTGATCTGTATTACGCTGGCTGCTTTTGCCATTCTTACCGCGATCTTTGCATTGACAACAAACTTTGTTGTTTTGATCATTGTACATATTTTGTACGGCTTTTTTGGTATCGCGACCCTGTGGTCAGCATACCTCAATGGTATTCGAAATTTAGCGGATAAAGATAATCAAAGTAAGATTTTCGGAAGCAGTGAGGCGACACGTGGCATTATTCAGACGATTATGGGGTTTGCCTTTTTAGGAATCCTTGGAATTATGGCAAGCGATGCGGCCGGTATAAAAGCAGTTCTGCTCTTTGGAAGCGGCGCCTGTGTCGTGTTTTTTATTCTGGCCCTGATCTTTTTACCCAAGACAGAGATTAAGGCAGTGACAGAAGAAAACGCAAAGGAGGCCGAAGTAAAATATTCGTTGATGGATGTTTTGAAAAATCCAGGAGTCTGGGTTACTATTTTTGTCATCATGTTCGCCTATATTTCATGGACTGTAGGAAATGGGTATCTGACGACATACACCGTGCAGGTGCTTCAAATTTCCCCTGCGACCGCCAGTGCTTTAGGCATTGTGAGAAGCTATATTATTGTTCTTTTAGCAGGATTTATCGGAGGGTTTGTGCTGGATAAGTTTACTTACAAGGGAAAGGGATTTTTAGTGTTTTTCGCGGCAATCATTGCGGCGATCGCCGGGGTGATGCTGACCTCCAAGGCCGTGCCTTTGTGTATTGCCCTGACCCTGGTCATTGCATTCTTAGCGAATATTATGAAATCAACCTACTGGTCCATCATGGACCAGGCAGGTGTTCCACTCGGAATGACCGCCATAGCGACAGGAATCATCTCATTTATCGCCTTTATC
The DNA window shown above is from Eubacterium limosum and carries:
- a CDS encoding trimethylamine methyltransferase family protein encodes the protein MKQPYNFAAKEELELIHTHSLRLLKETGVVFYCDEALEVFKKHGARVDGETVFIEEKMLNEALRTIPKTYEWYGRKNTLTLGGGKPIYASSYGPMYVYEDDNYHFPTPLDFANFAKLDQSSKVVTIGNPNNMDMPQIKPEDRSNYAMAATLMYLDKPLMGMVDGKKSATDCLDMVRRFYGMDDSDKRCVVSGLINVASPFHYSQAMCEGLMKYASEGQATFVTSAGMSGLTVPDTLAGHILVANTEILAGVVLTQLINPGVPVVYGLQGLGSDLRYTVGTMGSPEQSLIFQTAKALANFYGMPVRTGGLMNDAKDMDIQAGVESFNSGYAAIMSGVDVMLLSCGMLDSVNTISYDKYIYDEEMIQSIERFVRGYEVTEETLQLDKIQKTGPGGDFLGRTTRLYRKDYFMPEICNRLSHGNWIAAGKPTVKSRTKAAYQKRLEEYVMPEMDKDQKALIEKYIPKEYWY
- a CDS encoding BCCT family transporter, which produces MEGKNKEKGKSVWQEVDKRVLIPGGICLFLVVLAGAVFPAQFETGLSACVEWIMAHFKWLYIVCVCAVTIVCFWLILSKYGNIRLGGKKAKPSFSLFTWCTLSLTGTIAVGICFYGVSGPVNAFMNPPEFLHVAPGSPEAVIPSLKYCFLHYGIPPYFLMVFFAMILALVYYNGKRDLRGSSTLFPLIGEKSKTWIGNIANILMVVCLIVCGTNMGLAVIQLNAGIGTVAGMTETPGFEVVLIIVYTVATVIFATSGAHKLMGRLSNVNAVCYAVILIFVLFTTSVNDTFNLLFTSLGEFVRDFIPMISFGDPIYQTGWQNSNSMFYYAWNLVPALMQALFYVSIAYGRTLRQFLLVNCLLPCTVVFTWYAAFGGNAMLGILNGSDLFAQMQQFGDGIATFAFLDTLPLGQIMKWVFIIVAMMTFITFSDSVAYSFPMLLMKKTSTDISLTKIPKALNAAVAIFMGVLTMVLLFVGGYDALNQVIVVLGFPAVIFTLIVLIAGVRFILHRDKYDVAYIEEMEEAEQAEKAEIKSGHAASRTSTS
- a CDS encoding trimethylamine methyltransferase family protein, producing MYQNRKLYEKYITEEQIELIHEYSMKILEEVGIAIENDYALEVFKKHGAAVDGQIVRIPRKIVMDAIANVPDEFTVHGLEQSVTIGEKHDPVNTGPSVPTMIQDFNNGGIYRDSLLSDAVNYYKLQETSPVVNIAMNSCTDTPDLDKNTDDYFTPQLALTLKSVTKPIYQVHCVNTENYKKADLIQANRNVLNFQKQFYDVWDKYVSLTNCCVLSPLAIGADVAAALIGCALENQPVIPISCSMTNLTSPPSLAGTITHDNATLLAAITLVQLIRPGLGCVYGTVTTPTDMRTIQLAVGSPESYLMMMGLIAMARYYGIPVRSGVGSSNSFDLDYQAGVDAFMMLEPGFMGKTDFMLNSVGSYGTYNLGSPEKMVLDEQTILYQKHINKGLDITAEKIMFDTIKEVGPRGSYLKGRTPKAYRQDHFFPILFNRDGGKPAALLESKGTLIQRATAEVEKRYEAYKAPDLTTTQKELLNQYLPAGYKF
- a CDS encoding MFS transporter; this encodes MKKFNFQTFMVFFILSATVALAYQIPYLRYTFYDQFAAAYQFSNTQIGLLASALTFTNTLCYPIGGFIADRFSTKTLICITLAAFAILTAIFALTTNFVVLIIVHILYGFFGIATLWSAYLNGIRNLADKDNQSKIFGSSEATRGIIQTIMGFAFLGILGIMASDAAGIKAVLLFGSGACVVFFILALIFLPKTEIKAVTEENAKEAEVKYSLMDVLKNPGVWVTIFVIMFAYISWTVGNGYLTTYTVQVLQISPATASALGIVRSYIIVLLAGFIGGFVLDKFTYKGKGFLVFFAAIIAAIAGVMLTSKAVPLCIALTLVIAFLANIMKSTYWSIMDQAGVPLGMTAIATGIISFIAFIPDFLVGPICGKWLDDAAAAGNIAEGFDKIFVLLIVSSAIGIVSAVLLTQRTKKLAVHREKAGEVQ